A window from Enterocloster bolteae encodes these proteins:
- a CDS encoding ABC transporter permease, with protein MQTDTKAGTKGGVREFSRKRRLMNQAGSIVKNPYNIMVVISVIFMVYLILIPLGQMIIQTLTLAGADAARVDGGREGMFTPYYWKRVLTSSISQKMLWTPLKNSLLISVCTAAFGITLGSLLAWLMVRSDLPYKKFFSLALIIPYMIPSWCKSMAWLTIFKNERVGGAQGLLGFLGIQTPDWLAYGPFAIIVVLVIHYYAYAYLLVSSALSSINSELEEMGEILGASKARILTKITFPLVMPAILSAVIMTFSKAMGTFGVPSVLGLKIGYYTVSTTMYNSIQNGQNRVAFAISLILIAIASFSVFLNQKAIGSRKSFSTIGGKGSRSNPIRLGKWRPVIVGILIAFIAVAVVFPVVILLYQSFMLEPGNYSLSNFTLHYWTGGSVPTIDQGEPGIFKNPQFMKYVVNTIKLVVLTSLFATVFGQLIGYINSRGRKLFSGKLVEQLVFIPYLIPSIAFGAMYLALFATAKKIEMFGYRITLVPSLYGSFALLVLIAVVKNMPFASRAGTSNMLQISTELEEAAQVENAGFLRRFFKIVFPLSKGGMISGFMLVFISIMKELDLIVILMTPSQQTLPYMAYAYSAENLIQLSSAVTIVMFVLVFFVYWFANTFTDADITKGF; from the coding sequence ATGCAGACAGATACAAAGGCCGGAACAAAAGGCGGCGTCCGGGAATTTTCCAGGAAACGCCGTCTTATGAATCAGGCAGGAAGCATTGTAAAGAATCCATACAATATCATGGTGGTGATTTCCGTGATATTCATGGTTTATCTGATTCTGATTCCTCTGGGACAGATGATTATACAGACGCTTACCCTGGCAGGCGCAGACGCGGCCAGGGTGGACGGGGGAAGGGAGGGGATGTTTACCCCCTATTACTGGAAACGGGTTCTGACCAGCAGCATTTCCCAGAAAATGCTGTGGACTCCCCTTAAGAATTCCTTATTGATATCCGTGTGCACGGCTGCGTTTGGAATTACCCTGGGCTCACTGCTGGCATGGCTCATGGTCCGCAGCGACCTGCCATATAAGAAATTCTTTTCCCTGGCCCTCATCATTCCCTATATGATACCATCCTGGTGCAAGTCCATGGCATGGCTGACCATATTCAAGAATGAACGCGTGGGCGGCGCCCAGGGCCTTCTGGGATTTTTGGGGATTCAGACACCGGACTGGCTGGCCTACGGGCCGTTTGCCATTATCGTGGTGTTAGTCATCCACTATTATGCCTATGCCTACCTGCTGGTGTCCTCGGCCCTCAGCTCCATCAACTCGGAGCTGGAAGAGATGGGGGAAATCCTGGGAGCCAGCAAGGCCAGGATACTTACAAAGATTACATTCCCGCTGGTGATGCCGGCTATTCTGTCCGCGGTTATCATGACCTTTTCAAAGGCAATGGGCACCTTCGGCGTTCCGTCGGTTTTAGGGCTTAAAATCGGATACTACACCGTATCCACCACCATGTACAACTCCATACAGAACGGGCAGAACCGGGTGGCGTTTGCCATATCTCTGATTCTCATAGCCATTGCCTCCTTCAGCGTGTTCTTAAACCAGAAGGCCATTGGTTCCAGAAAATCCTTCAGTACCATAGGAGGAAAGGGCAGCAGGAGCAATCCCATACGCCTGGGCAAATGGAGGCCGGTTATCGTGGGGATTCTCATTGCCTTCATCGCAGTGGCCGTTGTGTTTCCGGTGGTCATTCTGCTGTACCAGTCCTTTATGCTGGAGCCGGGCAACTACAGCCTCAGCAATTTCACCCTTCATTACTGGACCGGAGGTTCCGTGCCCACCATTGACCAGGGCGAGCCGGGTATATTTAAGAATCCGCAGTTCATGAAATATGTGGTCAACACCATCAAGCTGGTGGTGCTTACCTCCCTGTTTGCAACCGTGTTCGGACAGCTGATTGGCTATATCAATTCCAGGGGACGCAAGCTGTTCTCAGGAAAACTGGTGGAGCAGCTTGTATTTATACCTTACCTGATTCCATCCATTGCCTTTGGCGCCATGTACCTGGCTCTCTTTGCAACGGCTAAGAAAATAGAAATGTTCGGCTACCGCATCACCCTGGTACCGTCCCTGTACGGCTCCTTTGCCCTGCTGGTGCTTATCGCTGTGGTGAAGAACATGCCCTTTGCCTCCAGGGCAGGAACATCCAATATGCTCCAGATCAGTACGGAGTTAGAGGAAGCCGCCCAGGTGGAAAACGCGGGATTCCTGCGCAGGTTCTTTAAGATTGTGTTCCCTCTGTCAAAGGGCGGTATGATAAGCGGATTCATGCTGGTGTTTATCAGCATCATGAAGGAACTGGACCTGATAGTTATACTCATGACGCCCAGCCAGCAGACGCTGCCCTATATGGCGTACGCCTATTCGGCGGAAAATCTGATTCAGCTGTCCAGTGCAGTGACCATCGTTATGTTTGTGCTGGTATTCTTCGTCTACTGGTTTGCCAATACCTTTACGGACGCGGACATCACCAAGGGCTTTTAA
- a CDS encoding ABC transporter ATP-binding protein, whose amino-acid sequence MSRIELRGINKYYGRNHVLKDINLVIEDGEFMTLLGPSGCGKTTTLRVVAGLEKPQEGYMYMGNREIVNAPEKFYEEPGKRHLNLVFQSYALWPHMTVFDNVAFGLEVAKVPKEEIRRKVENALKRMRIEAFIDRYPSELSGGQQQRVAIARAIVSEPEVLLLDEPLSNLDAKLRIEMRSEIKRLHQELGTTIIYVTHDQTEALTMSTKIAIFFEGVLEQVAPPMELYQNPASLRVADFIGNPKVNFLPGKARVAGDTMTVESVLGTASYDRKSFTGEAPGDGSFEAVVGVRPELVEILDGPAEGSIEAEVYSVMPAGSETTIYLEVGGERILSKQNGLKQYSPDQKVWLRINPDKMNVFCKDSGRLAKLAVMDAQQDQQNSNK is encoded by the coding sequence ATGAGCAGAATTGAATTAAGAGGAATCAATAAATATTATGGCAGGAACCATGTGTTAAAGGACATCAACCTGGTGATTGAGGACGGGGAGTTTATGACACTGCTGGGGCCGTCCGGCTGCGGAAAGACAACCACCCTGCGCGTGGTGGCAGGCCTGGAGAAGCCCCAGGAAGGGTATATGTATATGGGGAACAGGGAGATTGTCAATGCGCCTGAAAAGTTTTATGAGGAACCGGGAAAACGCCATCTTAACCTGGTATTCCAGTCGTATGCCCTTTGGCCCCATATGACGGTATTTGACAATGTGGCCTTTGGCCTGGAAGTGGCAAAGGTGCCCAAGGAGGAGATACGAAGGAAGGTGGAAAATGCCTTAAAACGCATGAGGATTGAGGCGTTCATTGACCGGTATCCGTCGGAACTGTCAGGCGGACAGCAGCAGCGCGTGGCCATAGCCAGGGCCATTGTGTCGGAGCCGGAGGTGCTGCTTTTGGACGAGCCGCTGTCCAATCTGGACGCCAAGCTGAGAATCGAGATGAGAAGTGAAATTAAACGGCTCCATCAGGAGTTAGGCACCACCATTATCTATGTGACCCATGACCAGACGGAGGCCCTGACCATGTCTACCAAAATAGCCATTTTCTTTGAGGGTGTGCTGGAGCAGGTGGCGCCGCCCATGGAGCTGTACCAGAATCCTGCCTCCCTGCGTGTGGCTGACTTTATCGGCAATCCAAAGGTGAATTTCCTTCCGGGAAAGGCCAGGGTGGCGGGAGATACCATGACCGTGGAATCCGTTTTGGGAACCGCGTCTTATGACAGGAAGTCCTTTACCGGGGAAGCCCCGGGTGACGGAAGCTTTGAGGCAGTGGTCGGGGTGAGACCGGAGTTGGTGGAGATACTGGACGGACCCGCAGAGGGGAGCATAGAGGCGGAAGTATACTCTGTGATGCCGGCCGGTTCAGAGACAACCATTTACCTGGAGGTGGGCGGGGAACGAATCCTGTCCAAGCAGAACGGACTTAAGCAGTACAGTCCGGATCAAAAGGTGTGGCTGCGGATTAATCCGGATAAGATGAACGTGTTTTGCAAGGACAGCGGCAGGCTGGCAAAGCTGGCTGTCATGGACGCACAGCAGGACCAACAAAATTCAAATAAATGA
- a CDS encoding ABC transporter substrate-binding protein, translating to MRRRGKRLLALALAGVMAASALTGCEKIEDTKAASGNTTAAKVADEGKAGEQPGAGETQKEAAGDKAGENAAGENAAGGNAASAPEEQWAVDAGLYEDESSDELYKKALDEEGGKVVIYSISSRMAKVKASFEEDYPGMTLEVYDINANDMSTKLSTEYNSGIRTADVIHSKEQTGDYMINFFNKGILHNYQPESIYKNVNQEYLKDMTPLYFETDWWFYNTGIYTETPISNWWDVTKPEWKGSFVLQNPIGTVSYMALFTTMVEHADEMAEAYKACYGEDIVLADDEPTAAHAWMKRVLENDPVIFDSNNEVIQSVGEGKESKLIGYTPSSKYRERADKGWNIESEPLKMEPVSGVAFMNFVAVVNEAPHPNGAKLLIRYLLGGEDGNGNGIKPFNTIGGWPVRPETTPAEGNIPLEDMKLWMINYDFVYKNLQDVQDYWYQFR from the coding sequence ATGAGGAGAAGAGGAAAACGTTTATTGGCACTGGCTTTGGCAGGCGTGATGGCTGCATCTGCGCTTACGGGCTGCGAAAAGATTGAGGACACAAAGGCTGCATCCGGGAACACAACAGCTGCCAAGGTAGCAGATGAGGGCAAGGCCGGGGAGCAGCCGGGAGCAGGAGAGACGCAGAAGGAGGCGGCTGGAGACAAGGCAGGGGAGAATGCGGCAGGGGAAAATGCAGCAGGAGGAAATGCAGCGTCTGCCCCGGAGGAGCAGTGGGCCGTGGACGCGGGACTGTATGAGGATGAATCCTCAGATGAACTGTATAAGAAGGCACTGGACGAGGAGGGCGGGAAGGTAGTCATTTATTCCATTTCCAGCCGTATGGCTAAGGTAAAGGCCAGCTTTGAGGAGGATTATCCCGGCATGACCCTGGAGGTATATGACATCAATGCCAATGACATGTCCACCAAACTGAGCACAGAGTACAACTCGGGTATACGCACAGCTGACGTAATCCATTCCAAGGAACAGACAGGGGATTACATGATTAATTTCTTTAACAAGGGAATCCTGCACAATTACCAGCCTGAATCCATTTACAAGAATGTGAACCAGGAATATTTAAAAGATATGACGCCTTTGTACTTTGAGACTGACTGGTGGTTCTACAATACCGGCATCTATACGGAAACCCCCATCTCCAACTGGTGGGATGTGACAAAGCCGGAATGGAAGGGAAGCTTCGTGCTCCAGAACCCAATCGGCACAGTGAGCTACATGGCCCTGTTCACCACTATGGTGGAGCATGCGGACGAGATGGCGGAAGCCTATAAGGCGTGCTACGGCGAGGATATTGTACTGGCGGACGACGAGCCCACGGCAGCCCATGCCTGGATGAAGCGGGTGCTGGAAAATGATCCGGTCATCTTTGACTCAAACAACGAGGTCATCCAGTCTGTGGGAGAGGGCAAGGAGTCAAAGCTCATTGGCTACACACCGTCCTCCAAGTACCGGGAGCGGGCTGACAAGGGGTGGAATATCGAATCTGAGCCCCTTAAGATGGAGCCTGTTTCCGGCGTGGCCTTCATGAACTTTGTGGCAGTGGTAAACGAGGCGCCTCATCCAAACGGAGCCAAGCTGCTGATTCGCTATCTGTTAGGCGGCGAAGATGGAAACGGAAATGGTATCAAACCATTCAACACCATCGGAGGATGGCCGGTACGCCCGGAGACAACCCCGGCAGAAGGCAATATCCCCTTGGAGGATATGAAGCTTTGGATGATTAATTATGACTTCGTCTATAAAAATCTGCAGGATGTACAGGATTACTGGTACCAGTTCCGGTAA
- a CDS encoding HAD family hydrolase: protein MPDILEGYRKQKEYLICVDSDGCAMDTMDSKHITCFGPCLIPVWGLSQWEQKIRRRWDEINLYTMTRGINRFKGLAMILAEIDRTYKAVPDVDAFVRWTGEAPELSNQAVKAQWERTGKEIFRQALEWSEEVNRKIGAMPEEAKCAFDGVREALKAAHETADVAVVSSANKKAVEEEWQRQGLMEYVDVVLSQDSGSKSACINALLKKGYCPDHVLMVGDAPGDCEAAADNGVYYYPILVKHEEMSWRRFPAEALKRLVMGEYGGAWQEQMVRTFRDNLS from the coding sequence ATGCCGGACATATTAGAGGGATACAGGAAGCAAAAGGAATATCTGATCTGCGTCGATTCAGACGGCTGTGCCATGGATACCATGGACTCAAAACATATAACCTGTTTCGGGCCCTGTCTGATTCCGGTCTGGGGGCTTTCACAATGGGAGCAGAAGATACGCAGGCGCTGGGATGAGATCAATCTTTACACCATGACCAGGGGAATCAACCGCTTTAAGGGCCTGGCCATGATTCTGGCAGAAATTGACCGGACATATAAAGCAGTGCCGGATGTGGATGCCTTTGTCCGATGGACAGGGGAAGCGCCGGAGTTGTCAAACCAGGCAGTAAAGGCCCAGTGGGAACGGACCGGAAAGGAGATATTCCGACAGGCACTGGAATGGTCTGAGGAAGTAAACCGGAAAATCGGGGCCATGCCGGAAGAAGCCAAATGCGCCTTTGACGGTGTGCGTGAGGCCCTTAAGGCGGCCCATGAGACAGCGGACGTGGCAGTGGTATCCTCTGCCAACAAAAAAGCGGTGGAGGAAGAATGGCAGAGACAGGGCCTGATGGAATATGTGGACGTGGTCCTGTCCCAGGACTCCGGGTCAAAGTCCGCCTGTATCAATGCTCTTCTGAAAAAGGGGTATTGCCCGGACCATGTGCTCATGGTGGGGGATGCGCCTGGGGACTGTGAAGCAGCGGCGGACAACGGGGTATATTACTATCCCATCCTGGTAAAGCATGAGGAGATGTCCTGGCGCCGGTTCCCGGCCGAGGCGCTAAAAAGGCTGGTCATGGGGGAATACGGAGGGGCCTGGCAGGAACAGATGGTGAGAACATTTCGCGATAATCTGTCCTGA
- a CDS encoding iron-containing alcohol dehydrogenase produces the protein MENFEFFTPTRMIFGKNTHQQVGKIVKEYGFKKVLVHFGGSSAKKSGLLDAVTGSLETEGIQYVTLGGVQANPTLSKAKEGIELCLKEGVDLVLAVGGGSVIDSSKCIADGAGNPDVDVWTYFRQEAVPARALPVGVILTLSASGSEMSASCVITNEENGFKRGFNSVTHRPLFSICNPELTCTVSKYQTACGTVDIMMHTLERYFSKTRDTELTDRIAEALLKSTVEAGRIADKDPDNYEARAALMWGGSLSHNGLTGAGREFFMQVHQLEHELSGMYPSIAHGAGLAALWPSWARFVCPSDVNRFARYAVQVWNIDMDFDCPMNTALAGIRATEDFYKSLGMPSSLKELGVEEERLEEMAVKCTNMGKRTLPGIRELGKEEMMEIYRMALGE, from the coding sequence ATGGAAAATTTTGAGTTTTTTACACCAACCAGGATGATATTTGGAAAGAATACCCATCAGCAGGTAGGAAAGATTGTCAAGGAATACGGATTTAAGAAGGTGCTGGTGCATTTCGGCGGGTCCAGCGCTAAGAAGTCCGGACTTCTGGACGCAGTTACAGGCTCTCTTGAGACAGAGGGAATACAGTATGTGACGCTGGGGGGCGTACAGGCCAATCCCACTCTGTCTAAGGCCAAGGAGGGCATCGAACTGTGCCTGAAGGAGGGCGTGGATCTGGTGCTGGCTGTTGGAGGAGGCAGCGTGATTGACTCATCCAAGTGTATAGCAGACGGCGCAGGGAACCCGGATGTGGATGTATGGACCTATTTCCGCCAGGAGGCTGTGCCTGCCAGGGCATTGCCGGTGGGCGTCATTCTTACGCTTTCTGCCTCGGGCAGTGAAATGAGCGCGTCCTGTGTCATTACAAATGAGGAAAATGGATTTAAGCGGGGCTTTAACAGCGTGACCCACCGCCCGCTGTTTTCCATCTGCAACCCGGAGCTGACCTGCACGGTAAGCAAATACCAGACAGCCTGCGGAACAGTGGATATCATGATGCATACCCTGGAGCGGTATTTCAGCAAGACCAGGGATACGGAACTGACGGACCGCATAGCCGAGGCATTGTTAAAATCCACGGTGGAGGCAGGAAGGATTGCCGATAAAGATCCGGATAACTATGAAGCCAGAGCCGCTCTTATGTGGGGAGGAAGCCTTTCCCACAACGGGTTGACAGGGGCTGGAAGGGAGTTCTTCATGCAGGTCCACCAGCTGGAGCATGAGCTTTCCGGCATGTACCCATCCATTGCCCACGGAGCAGGTCTGGCAGCCCTGTGGCCATCCTGGGCCAGGTTTGTGTGCCCCAGTGATGTGAACCGCTTCGCACGTTATGCGGTCCAGGTGTGGAACATAGACATGGATTTTGACTGCCCTATGAACACGGCCCTGGCAGGAATCCGGGCCACAGAAGATTTCTATAAGAGCCTGGGTATGCCCTCTTCCTTAAAAGAACTGGGTGTGGAGGAAGAACGCCTGGAAGAAATGGCTGTCAAGTGCACCAACATGGGAAAGCGTACCCTGCCGGGCATCCGGGAACTGGGCAAGGAAGAGATGATGGAAATTTACAGGATGGCTTTGGGAGAGTAG
- a CDS encoding nitroreductase family protein, whose amino-acid sequence MDAIDRRRSIRRFSDKEIPHEVICKIVESGIKAPSAKNRQPWKFMVIQGQAKENMLRAFQAGIQREKAGKAMLPDSSRHLGGAEYTVQIMEQAPVVIFVLNPLGKGMFSPLNDEDRIYELCNIQSVSAAIENMLLEATDMGIGSLWICDIFFAYEELCAWMDCGDELVAAVAFGYPEESPPPRPRKKLEDVVVWKR is encoded by the coding sequence ATGGATGCAATAGACAGGCGCAGAAGTATACGCAGGTTCTCAGACAAGGAAATACCCCATGAGGTTATCTGTAAAATTGTGGAAAGCGGGATAAAGGCACCGTCAGCAAAGAACAGGCAGCCATGGAAATTTATGGTCATTCAGGGACAGGCAAAAGAAAACATGCTGAGGGCGTTTCAGGCCGGAATCCAGCGGGAGAAGGCAGGAAAAGCTATGCTGCCGGACAGCAGCAGGCACCTGGGAGGCGCGGAGTACACGGTCCAAATCATGGAACAGGCGCCTGTGGTCATATTTGTCCTGAATCCCCTGGGGAAGGGGATGTTTTCTCCCCTCAACGACGAGGACAGGATTTATGAGCTCTGTAATATCCAGTCTGTCAGCGCGGCAATTGAGAATATGCTTTTGGAAGCAACGGATATGGGAATCGGCAGTCTGTGGATCTGCGACATATTCTTTGCCTATGAGGAGCTGTGCGCATGGATGGACTGCGGGGATGAGCTGGTGGCAGCCGTGGCCTTTGGGTATCCGGAGGAATCGCCGCCGCCACGTCCGCGCAAAAAGCTGGAGGACGTGGTAGTCTGGAAGCGCTGA
- a CDS encoding ECF transporter S component, with product MKQNHLLSVRNVTVMAMFGALAAVLMIFEVPLPFIAPSFYGMDISEVPVLVGTFALGPVAGVVMELVKILVKLILKPTSTGFVGEFANFCFGCSLVLPAGIIYRLKKTKKGAVMGMAAGTVIMTIVAVILNAVVMLPFYSHFMPLDTIIAAGAAINPAISNVWTFVILAVGPFNILKGAIVSLLTALVYKRVSVIIHSDSGRRAVKAS from the coding sequence ATGAAACAGAATCACTTACTCAGTGTAAGGAATGTAACCGTCATGGCCATGTTCGGCGCCCTGGCGGCAGTGCTTATGATTTTTGAGGTGCCGCTTCCATTTATCGCGCCGTCATTTTACGGCATGGATATCAGTGAGGTGCCGGTGCTTGTGGGTACCTTTGCCCTGGGGCCTGTGGCAGGCGTTGTCATGGAACTGGTGAAAATACTGGTGAAGCTGATACTAAAGCCTACCAGCACGGGATTTGTGGGGGAGTTTGCCAATTTTTGCTTTGGATGCTCCCTTGTGCTGCCGGCCGGTATTATTTACAGGCTTAAAAAGACGAAAAAGGGGGCTGTCATGGGAATGGCTGCGGGAACTGTAATCATGACAATTGTGGCTGTGATACTCAATGCGGTTGTTATGCTTCCGTTCTATTCCCATTTCATGCCCCTGGACACCATCATTGCTGCAGGCGCGGCCATCAACCCGGCTATCAGCAATGTGTGGACATTCGTAATCCTGGCTGTAGGCCCCTTTAATATACTGAAAGGCGCCATTGTAAGCCTGCTCACCGCCCTGGTCTATAAAAGGGTCAGCGTTATCATCCATTCGGATTCAGGACGGCGGGCGGTTAAGGCTTCTTAA
- a CDS encoding helix-turn-helix domain-containing protein, whose protein sequence is MKEQIEAVQRMQDYIESHWQESITLADLSKASHFSPWYSARLFRKLTGLSPADYIRRYKLSRSALRLRDEDCKVIDVAFDLGFGSVDGYQRAFLREFGCNPREYAAHPVPLYLMTPYGVKYRFTEKEPMNMEQIKNVFIQVIEKPARKVILKRGIQAYDYMTYCNEAGCDVWGLLTSIKSISGEPLCLWLPEQYRPEGTSQYVQGVEVSSDYSGPVPEGFDVIQLPAASYLMFQGEPFEEEDFCQAIQMVQTAMERYDLSVIGLAPDPENPRIQLEPIGTRGYIEMLPVKQAVSSSHSHPAPAVNP, encoded by the coding sequence ATGAAAGAACAGATAGAAGCAGTCCAAAGAATGCAGGATTATATAGAGAGCCACTGGCAGGAGTCCATTACTCTGGCTGATTTATCGAAGGCCTCCCATTTTTCTCCCTGGTATTCTGCCAGGCTGTTCAGGAAGCTGACCGGTCTTTCGCCGGCTGACTACATCCGGCGTTACAAACTGTCCCGGTCCGCCCTGCGGCTGCGGGACGAGGACTGCAAAGTCATTGATGTTGCTTTTGATTTGGGATTCGGAAGCGTGGACGGATACCAGAGGGCATTTCTCCGCGAATTCGGCTGTAATCCCCGTGAATACGCCGCTCATCCCGTTCCCCTGTATCTGATGACCCCCTACGGCGTAAAATACAGATTCACAGAAAAGGAGCCCATGAATATGGAACAAATTAAGAACGTATTTATTCAGGTCATTGAAAAACCAGCCCGCAAGGTCATCCTTAAGCGGGGCATCCAGGCGTATGATTACATGACCTACTGCAATGAAGCCGGCTGTGATGTGTGGGGACTTCTCACCAGCATCAAATCCATAAGCGGCGAACCGTTATGCCTCTGGCTCCCCGAACAATACCGCCCGGAGGGTACATCCCAATACGTTCAGGGCGTGGAAGTATCCTCAGACTACAGCGGTCCTGTGCCGGAGGGCTTTGATGTAATCCAGCTGCCGGCTGCCAGTTACCTCATGTTTCAGGGAGAGCCCTTCGAGGAAGAGGACTTCTGCCAGGCCATACAGATGGTTCAGACAGCCATGGAACGTTACGATCTGTCGGTCATCGGTCTGGCCCCTGACCCTGAAAATCCCAGAATTCAGCTGGAACCCATAGGGACCAGGGGATATATCGAAATGCTTCCGGTAAAACAGGCTGTATCCTCATCTCATTCACACCCGGCGCCGGCTGTTAATCCTTAA
- a CDS encoding MBL fold metallo-hydrolase, whose protein sequence is MPMEELYVFGTGNAQATRCYNTCFAIKDGDEYFMVDAGGGNGILRILEDMDVDLCHIHNIFVTHEHTDHIMGIVWMVRMVAAAMKKGKYEGELQIYCHQGLVDTISTICRLTIQGKFYKMIGSRIFLVPVEDGETVHILDYDVTFFDILSTKARQFGFTTTLKNGRRFTCAGDEPYNAECRPYVEGSDWLLHEAFCLYRDRDIFEPYEKHHSTVKEACELAKELSIPNLVLWHTEDKHLSERKALYTAEGREYYDGNLLVPDDGEIIPL, encoded by the coding sequence ATGCCAATGGAGGAATTATACGTATTTGGAACAGGAAACGCCCAGGCCACCCGCTGTTATAATACCTGTTTTGCCATAAAGGACGGGGATGAATATTTCATGGTGGATGCAGGAGGAGGAAACGGCATCCTGCGCATCCTGGAGGATATGGATGTGGACCTGTGCCATATCCACAACATTTTCGTCACCCATGAGCACACGGACCACATCATGGGTATTGTGTGGATGGTGCGCATGGTGGCTGCTGCCATGAAAAAAGGAAAGTATGAAGGCGAGCTGCAGATTTACTGCCACCAGGGACTGGTGGATACCATCTCCACCATCTGCCGCCTGACGATCCAGGGCAAGTTCTATAAGATGATTGGAAGCCGCATTTTCCTGGTGCCGGTGGAGGACGGCGAGACAGTCCATATCTTGGACTATGACGTCACCTTCTTTGACATCCTGTCCACCAAGGCCAGGCAGTTCGGATTTACCACCACTCTGAAAAACGGCCGCCGGTTTACCTGCGCAGGGGATGAGCCGTACAACGCGGAGTGCCGCCCCTACGTGGAAGGCAGTGACTGGCTGCTTCACGAAGCCTTCTGCCTGTACCGCGACCGTGATATCTTCGAACCCTATGAAAAACACCACAGCACGGTAAAAGAGGCCTGCGAGCTGGCAAAGGAGCTCTCCATCCCCAACCTTGTGCTATGGCATACGGAGGACAAACACCTGTCGGAGCGCAAAGCCCTATATACGGCTGAGGGCAGGGAATACTATGACGGCAATCTGCTGGTGCCGGATGACGGGGAAATCATCCCGCTGTAA